A genomic region of Roseateles amylovorans contains the following coding sequences:
- a CDS encoding ATP-binding response regulator → MVERLAEQTSVDLELLRLIAKQGRRVPYPVGLAALALALMSMSVVHGAIALGWLAAVYGVLALRWWLLGQLPEMHERPLQQRLNWAVGLSLLNGMVFSASLGVAPWLSDFQRMVQTIVLLGLCAGAVATTAGHRVVFQAFLWPVTIANALAWGLGHDAVDYRWLDWVLSGLIVFFGLILMSLARDTYRVFAESVLIRQQQVKNNQQLRQALAQAESAMAAKTRFLASASHDLRQPMHTLSLFGAALAKRPLDGEGSVIVTQMNLALQSLSSQMDALLDISKLDAQVVPVNNQVFALQPWLGRLQREFQPAAHRKQLLLRLDCPPDACVESDPVLLERVVRNLIDNAIKYTQRGEVSIEVSRGQDDGIWRLSVRDTGVGIPEHEQSRVFDEFYQVGNPERDRAKGLGLGLSIVNRLVDLLDLHLALRSAPGHGSSFMLNVTAADPSEIRPDQAPRHGPSLPPIRVLVIDDEEPVRVAMQALLSAHGCQVLLAGSTREGLLKSMGQQPDLLLTDFRLRSGEDGISAVRSIRSAFPGLPALLVSGDTAPERLREAHEAGLTLLHKPVTEEQLINAMQAALAEQRREVSDGTTVRGGAASPA, encoded by the coding sequence ATGGTTGAGCGACTCGCGGAGCAAACGAGCGTCGACCTTGAATTGCTGCGGTTGATCGCCAAGCAGGGACGACGGGTGCCCTACCCGGTGGGCCTGGCGGCGCTCGCCTTGGCGTTGATGAGCATGAGCGTCGTCCATGGCGCGATTGCGCTGGGGTGGCTGGCAGCGGTGTACGGCGTGCTGGCGCTGCGCTGGTGGCTGCTGGGCCAACTGCCGGAGATGCATGAGCGTCCGCTGCAGCAACGGCTGAACTGGGCGGTGGGCCTGAGCCTGCTCAACGGAATGGTCTTCAGCGCTTCCCTGGGCGTGGCCCCCTGGCTCAGCGATTTCCAGCGCATGGTGCAGACCATCGTGCTGTTGGGACTGTGCGCCGGGGCGGTGGCCACCACTGCCGGACACCGCGTGGTGTTCCAGGCCTTCCTCTGGCCGGTCACGATCGCCAATGCCCTGGCCTGGGGCCTCGGCCACGATGCGGTGGACTACCGCTGGCTGGACTGGGTGCTGTCCGGCCTGATCGTCTTTTTCGGCCTGATCCTGATGAGCCTGGCGCGCGACACCTACCGGGTGTTCGCCGAATCGGTGCTCATCCGTCAGCAGCAGGTCAAGAACAACCAGCAGTTGCGCCAGGCCTTGGCCCAGGCGGAATCCGCCATGGCGGCCAAGACCCGCTTCCTGGCCTCCGCCAGCCATGACCTGCGTCAGCCGATGCACACGCTCTCGCTGTTCGGTGCGGCGCTGGCCAAGCGGCCGCTGGATGGCGAAGGCAGTGTGATCGTCACCCAGATGAACCTGGCGCTGCAGTCGCTGTCCTCGCAGATGGATGCGCTGCTGGACATCTCCAAGCTGGATGCCCAGGTGGTGCCGGTCAACAACCAGGTGTTTGCCTTGCAGCCCTGGCTGGGTCGACTGCAGCGTGAATTCCAGCCCGCCGCCCATCGCAAGCAGCTGTTGTTGCGGCTGGACTGCCCACCGGATGCGTGCGTCGAAAGCGATCCGGTGCTGCTGGAGCGGGTGGTGCGCAACCTGATCGACAACGCGATCAAATACACCCAGCGCGGCGAGGTGTCGATCGAGGTCAGCCGCGGCCAGGACGACGGCATCTGGCGGCTGTCGGTGCGCGACACCGGCGTGGGCATCCCCGAACATGAGCAATCGCGGGTGTTCGATGAGTTCTACCAGGTCGGCAATCCGGAACGTGACCGGGCCAAGGGCCTCGGCCTGGGCCTGTCGATCGTGAACCGCTTGGTGGACCTGTTGGACCTGCATCTGGCGCTGCGTTCCGCGCCCGGCCACGGCTCGAGCTTCATGCTGAACGTCACCGCCGCCGACCCCAGCGAGATCCGCCCGGACCAGGCGCCCCGCCATGGCCCGTCGCTGCCACCGATCCGCGTCCTGGTGATCGACGACGAAGAGCCGGTGCGGGTGGCCATGCAGGCGCTGCTCAGCGCGCACGGCTGCCAGGTGCTGCTGGCCGGCAGCACCCGCGAGGGCCTGCTCAAAAGCATGGGCCAGCAGCCGGACCTGCTCCTGACCGATTTCCGGCTGCGCAGCGGCGAGGACGGGATCTCCGCCGTCCGGTCCATCCGCAGCGCCTTCCCCGGACTGCCGGCCTTGCTGGTGAGCGGCGACACCGCGCCCGAACGCCTGCGCGAAGCCCATGAGGCCGGGTTGACCCTGCTGCACAAACCGGTCACCGAAGAACAATTGATCAACGCGATGCAAGCCGCCCTGGCCGAGCAACGCAGGGAGGTTTCCGATGGCACCACCGTTCGAGGAGGCGCGGCCAGCCCCGCCTGA